One window of Anaerolineales bacterium genomic DNA carries:
- the rpiA gene encoding ribose-5-phosphate isomerase RpiA — protein MGTDFEQYKKMAAERGVEFVESGTVVGLGSGSTALLAIKAIAARMQAGKLTDIVGVPCSHSVEAAAERLGIPLTTLEKHPAIDITIDGADEVDPQLNLIKGGGGALLREKITAQASRREIIVIDERKLSPMLGTLRVLPVEVVPFGWETHVKYLETLGADVELRCTDDGETYLTDEGNYILDCRFGPIDNLDLLDRRIKQRAGIVEDGLFIGLASDVIVAGADGVRHIEASSVRR, from the coding sequence GTGGGCACAGATTTCGAACAATATAAAAAGATGGCCGCAGAACGAGGGGTCGAATTTGTGGAATCCGGAACTGTGGTGGGATTGGGGTCGGGCAGTACGGCGCTGCTGGCCATTAAAGCCATCGCCGCTCGGATGCAAGCCGGTAAATTGACGGACATCGTCGGCGTTCCCTGCTCGCACTCCGTCGAGGCGGCGGCCGAACGGCTGGGAATCCCGCTGACGACGCTGGAGAAACACCCCGCGATCGATATTACGATCGACGGCGCCGACGAGGTGGATCCGCAACTCAACCTGATTAAGGGCGGAGGCGGTGCCTTACTTCGGGAGAAGATCACCGCGCAGGCCAGCCGGCGTGAGATCATCGTCATCGACGAGCGGAAATTGTCTCCGATGCTCGGGACTCTCAGAGTGCTTCCGGTCGAAGTCGTCCCTTTCGGCTGGGAGACTCACGTGAAGTACCTGGAGACGCTGGGCGCAGATGTCGAGCTTCGCTGTACGGATGACGGGGAAACGTATCTGACAGACGAGGGGAATTACATCTTGGACTGCCGATTTGGTCCCATTGACAATCTCGATTTGCTCGACCGGCGTATCAAACAGCGCGCCGGAATCGTAGAAGATGGTCTATTTATCGGACTGGCGAGTGACGTGATCGTTGCCGGAGCGGATGGAGTCCGGCATATCGAGGCGTCCTCCGTTCGACGATGA
- a CDS encoding DegV family protein encodes MFSRPNTTTTESTLSVLKNVHLFRLSAAQFTSIAATYAIFFSSVVLIEEITHSSTLMGVMMFSISLPGFIFGMLAGVWVDRYDRRRVLLVSNALGLLTTLAFTAGTRWLRSDPLLLLAIFVCNFLLSALIQLTASARDAVLPRTVGDDQLLAANSIVQVALICAQGAGTVVLAPVLLHAGGAPTVGVVGLLLFTLAAWAYSRLPDRIGRLLDNVQGARRGVAWEELRAGWRFIVGKPVVRSSIAYLVLMSGVILVIMTLVPGLVSRAWDFPIEQMPLLAVPGGLGFGLGVVLLGRLGSRFEEEDWLRAGLFTLGVGLAVIPLIRALSGISLLLFLLIAVCSGAGAAMVVIPARTLVQERTPDPMRGRVISTQLFLSNALSMAPLPILGGLADLFGVQRMFTFLGLFLVITAVLSRRGFKRGLAAVGQQSLQTISTAEPLLELAISPSSNVAVERKRTSSDDKNDRTRVGKIAIVTDSASNLPSEIVDKYDITVVPVSLLWDEHVFRDGIDIDPDEVYQRLRSSKSTPTTAAPSVGDFLQTYLQLGEGVDAIVSIHLPDRLSGVISAARLAAGLVEDQVQVYVVDAGTAAMGAGFVALAAARAASKGLGVDSIQRVAQDIRKRVFVFAMLDTLKYLQRGGRIGKAEALLGVALKIKPILFINDGVVDVLAKPRTTNRAIRIMLNEMEKRVASRPVHVAVLHADAPESAADLRKRVEERFDCVEVFTCAFTPVMGVHAGPGVIGLAFYAEEE; translated from the coding sequence ATGTTCAGCAGACCCAATACAACGACCACCGAATCGACCCTGTCCGTGCTTAAGAACGTGCACTTGTTCCGATTGAGCGCAGCGCAGTTCACCTCCATCGCGGCAACCTATGCCATCTTTTTTTCGTCCGTCGTCCTTATCGAGGAAATCACGCACTCGAGCACGCTCATGGGCGTGATGATGTTCTCGATATCGCTGCCGGGTTTCATATTTGGGATGCTCGCGGGCGTTTGGGTCGATCGTTACGATCGGCGGCGGGTGCTTCTGGTAAGTAATGCGCTCGGCCTGTTGACCACCCTCGCTTTTACTGCAGGCACGCGTTGGCTGCGGTCGGACCCTTTGCTTCTGCTCGCGATCTTCGTCTGTAATTTTCTGCTTTCAGCACTTATCCAACTCACTGCGTCCGCAAGGGATGCCGTGCTTCCCCGCACTGTCGGAGATGACCAACTGCTTGCGGCGAATTCGATCGTTCAGGTGGCGCTGATCTGCGCCCAGGGCGCAGGAACCGTCGTTCTGGCGCCGGTGCTGCTTCACGCGGGTGGAGCGCCGACCGTAGGCGTAGTGGGATTGCTGCTCTTTACTCTGGCCGCCTGGGCATACTCGCGTTTGCCCGACCGGATCGGCAGATTGCTGGACAATGTGCAAGGTGCTCGGCGAGGTGTGGCCTGGGAAGAATTACGGGCGGGATGGCGTTTCATTGTTGGCAAACCCGTCGTGCGCAGTTCGATTGCCTACCTGGTCTTGATGTCGGGCGTCATACTCGTCATTATGACGCTGGTGCCCGGATTGGTGTCCCGCGCCTGGGATTTTCCCATCGAGCAGATGCCCCTGCTTGCCGTACCGGGTGGCCTTGGATTTGGTTTGGGCGTCGTGTTGCTGGGGAGATTGGGGAGCAGATTTGAGGAGGAAGACTGGCTCAGGGCAGGGCTTTTCACTTTGGGTGTGGGCCTCGCAGTTATTCCCCTCATAAGAGCGCTTTCGGGTATTTCGTTACTTCTATTCCTGCTGATCGCTGTGTGTTCAGGAGCAGGGGCGGCCATGGTTGTCATCCCGGCACGCACCCTCGTTCAAGAGCGGACCCCCGATCCCATGCGAGGTCGTGTGATATCCACACAACTATTCTTGAGCAACGCGTTGTCCATGGCTCCCCTCCCCATATTGGGTGGATTGGCGGATCTTTTTGGGGTTCAGCGTATGTTCACGTTTCTGGGTCTGTTTCTGGTGATCACGGCGGTCTTGAGTCGAAGAGGGTTCAAACGGGGACTGGCCGCCGTGGGTCAACAATCGCTGCAGACCATTTCGACAGCGGAACCGCTGCTCGAGTTGGCAATTTCCCCGTCGAGCAATGTCGCCGTCGAAAGGAAAAGAACGTCATCTGACGACAAGAACGACCGCACGCGCGTGGGCAAGATCGCCATCGTGACCGATTCCGCCTCCAACCTGCCGTCTGAAATCGTGGATAAATATGACATCACGGTCGTACCCGTGAGCCTGCTCTGGGACGAGCATGTGTTTCGTGACGGTATCGACATCGACCCTGACGAAGTGTATCAACGCTTGCGTAGCAGCAAGAGTACGCCTACAACCGCCGCCCCCTCCGTTGGCGATTTCCTGCAAACCTATCTACAGCTTGGTGAAGGGGTAGACGCGATCGTTTCGATTCACTTGCCCGATCGATTGAGCGGGGTGATCTCTGCGGCGCGCCTGGCGGCAGGCTTGGTTGAAGATCAGGTTCAGGTCTACGTTGTCGACGCGGGCACGGCTGCGATGGGCGCGGGTTTTGTGGCGCTCGCGGCAGCCCGTGCGGCCAGCAAGGGGCTCGGGGTAGATTCAATTCAACGCGTGGCGCAAGACATCCGCAAGCGCGTGTTCGTGTTTGCCATGTTGGATACCCTCAAATACCTTCAGCGTGGTGGCCGAATTGGCAAGGCGGAGGCGCTGCTGGGTGTGGCGCTGAAGATTAAACCCATACTCTTTATTAATGATGGTGTTGTCGACGTGCTGGCGAAACCCCGCACGACAAACCGCGCAATCCGGATCATGCTGAACGAGATGGAGAAGCGCGTCGCCTCTCGTCCGGTGCATGTTGCCGTGCTGCACGCAGACGCGCCGGAAAGCGCCGCCGACTTGCGGAAACGAGTCGAAGAGCGTTTCGACTGCGTCGAGGTTTTCACCTGTGCATTTACGCCCGTCATGGGGGTACATGCAGGACCGGGTGTAATCGGGCTGGCGTTCTACGCAGAAGAAGAATGA